A window of Solanum stenotomum isolate F172 chromosome 3, ASM1918654v1, whole genome shotgun sequence contains these coding sequences:
- the LOC125859594 gene encoding probable methyltransferase PMT3, whose protein sequence is MMRGRSDGAQKKRLWTFVGIGAVLVVFLYMYFGSKSGGESALEYGSRSLRKLGSSYLGGDDNSDLSSRQEEKFGLEDGDGGIVPKSFPVCDDRHSELIPCLDRHLIYQMRLKLDLSLMEHYERHCPLPERRFNCLIPPPPGYKVPIKWPRSRDEVWKLNIPHTHLANEKSDQNWMVVKGEKIVFPGGGTHFHYGADKYIALIANMLNFTNDNLNDEGRIRTVFDVGCGVASFGGYLLSSDIIAMSLAPNDVHQNQIQFALERGIPAYLGVLGTKRLPYPSRSFEFSHCSRCRIDWLQRDGILLLELDRVLRPGGYFAYSSPEAYAQDEEDLRIWREMSTLVERMCWRIAAKKNQTVIWQKPLNNDCYMERPPGTQPPLCRSDNDPDAVWGVNMEACITPYSEHDHKVGGSGLAPWPARLSSPPPRLADFGYSNEMFEKDTETWRQRVDQYWSLLSPKISSDTLRNIMDMKANLGSFAAALKDKNVWVMNVVPKDGPNTLKIVYDRGLIGTTHDWCEAFSTYPRTYDLLHAWTVFSDAEKKGCSGEDLLLEIDRILRPTGFIIIRDKQHVIEFVKKHLSALHWEAVGSTDSTSDPEQDNDEVVFVVQKKLWLTSGSIRDTE, encoded by the exons ATGATGCGAGGGAGATCAGATGGAGCGCAAAAGAAGCGCTTGTGGACTTTTGTAGGTATTGGGGCTGTCTTGGTTGTTTTCCTTTACATGTATTTTGGATCCAAGAGCGGTGGTGAGTCTGCTCTTGAGTATGGCAGCCGTTCTTTGAGGAAATTGGGATCATCTTATTTGGGTGGGGATGATAACTCTGATCTCAGCAGCAGGCAAGAGGAGAAGTTTGGACTGGAAGATGGTGATGGTGGCATCGTCCCTAAGAGTTTTCCA GTTTGTGATGATCGACATTCAGAATTAATTCCGTGTCTGGACAGACATCTCATTTATCAAATGAGATTAAAGTTGGATTTGTCACTGATGGAGCACTATGAAAGACATTGCCCCCTGCCAGAAAGACGTTTTAATTGTCTGATTCCTCCTCCTCCTGGATACAAG GTGCCAATTAAGTGGCCAAGAAGTAGAGATGAAGTTTGGAAATTGAACATCCCTCATACACACCTTGCAAATGAGAAATCTGACCAGAACTGGATGGTTGTTAAGGGTGAAAAGATAGTATTTCCTGGTGGAGGCACTCACTTTCACTATGGAGCAGATAAGTACATTGCGCTAATTGCAAAT ATGCTGAACTTTACAAACGATAACTTGAATGATGAGGGAAGGATACGGACAGTTTTTGATGTTGGTTGCGGTGTGGCTAGTTTTGGTGGTTATCTTCTATCCTCTGATATTATAGCAATGTCATTGGCACCAAATGATGTGCATCAGAATCAAATACAGTTTGCTTTAGAGAGAGGAATTCCTGCATACCTTGGTGTCCTTGGAACGAAAAGGCTTCCTTATCCAAGCAGGTCATTTGAATTTTCTCACTGTTCTCGTTGTAGGATTGATTGGCTTCAAAGGGATGGAATCCTTCTCCTTGAGCTCGATAGGGTACTTAGACCTGGAGGCTATTTTGCATACTCATCCCCTGAAGCATATGCACAGGATGAAGAGGATTTAAGAATATGGAGAGAGATGAGTACACTTGTTGAACGCATGTGCTGGAGAATTGCAGCGAAAAAGAACCAAACTGTCATTTGGCAAAAACCTCTAAACAATGATTGTTACATGGAAAGACCTCCTGGTACACAACCACCACTCTGTCGATCTGATAATGATCCAGATGCCGTTTGGGGTGTGAATATGGAGGCATGCATAACACCTTATTCTGAAC ATGACCACAAAGTCGGTGGAAGTGGACTGGCTCCTTGGCCAGCTCGATTAAGTAGTCCTCCTCCCCGTCTTGCTGATTTTGGGTATTCGAATGAAATGTTTGAAAAGGACACG GAGACTTGGAGGCAGAGGGTTGACCAATATTGGAGTCTGTTAAGTCCAAAGATTTCATCAGACACCTTGAGAAATATCATGGACATGAAGGCTAACTTGGGGTCATTTGCTGCTGCTTTGAAGGACAAAAACGTATGGGTCATGAACGTTGTACCCAAAGATGGACCCAACACTCTCAAGATTGTATACGACCGAGGCTTGATTGGCACAACTCATGACTG GTGTGAAGCATTCTCAACATATCCCAGGACCTATGATTTGCTCCATGCATGGACAGTCTTCTCTGATGCTGAGAAGAAAGGTTGCAGTGGTGAAGACTTGTTACTCGAGATTGATCGTATACTAAGGCCTACAGGTTTCATTATCATCCGTGATAAACAACATGTTATCGAATTCGTAAAGAAGCATTTATCAGCATTGCACTGGGAAGCAGTTGGATCAACTGATTCCACCTCGGATCCCGAGCAGGACAACGATGAGGTCGTTTTCGTCGTGCAAAAGAAACTGTGGCTCACAAGTGGAAGCATCAGAGATACAGAATAG
- the LOC125859589 gene encoding PH, RCC1 and FYVE domains-containing protein 1-like, with protein sequence MADPASYGNPDRDIDQGLITLKKGTQLIKYSRKGKPKFCPFRVSPDETTLIWYSRGSERNLKLSAVSKIIPGQRTPVFKRFLRPEKEYLSFSLIYNNGERSLDLICKDKIEAEIWIAGLKNIISAGQAHSRRTRSDITDLQNSTPCGASLDFSQTISRDWTSADPYGYETSSNVRCSDVGSERGNMQVRTSSDGFRISVSSTPSCSSGGSGPDDIESLGDVYVWGEIWCDGALKDGAGNPIPVKHDVLTPKPLESNVVLDVHQIACGVRHVALVTRQGEVFTWGEESGGRLGHGVERDFSRPKLVEFLAVTNVDFVSCGEFHTCAVSTMGDLYTWGDGTHNAGLLGHGNDVSHWIPKRVSGPLEGLQVLSVACGTWHSALATANGKLFTFGDGTYGALGHGDRVTVPYPREVQSLNGLKTIKVACGVWHTAAIVEVTNHNCGNLPTRKLFTWGDGDKYRLGHGNKEAYMLPTCVSALIDYNFHQLACGHNITVGLTTSGHVFIMGSNAYGQLGNPQADGKAPSLVQDRLVGEFVEEITCGSFHVAVLTSRSEVFTWGKGANGRLGHGDTEDRNSPTLIEALKDRHVKNIACGSNYTASICIHKWVSGADQSVCSGCRQAFGFTRKRHNCYNCGLVHCHACSSKKALKAALAPTPGKPHRVCDSCYIKLKKASEGNSSLFVKKFNSSHRPIENSKLDRGEAKISRVLLSPTIEPIKYLEVKSMRPGIKSDNFSIVRASQVPSLLQLKDIAFPSSLSALQYALKPVATAPPQLQLQPQSQPQPPPPSSNSRPASPYSRRPSPPRSPAPVFSRGVIDSLRKTNDVLHQEVAKLQNQIKSLKQKSDGQDAELRKLKESSQESSRLVAERASKCNVAVETMKSITIQLKDMTQELPPDISESPAIKSIHAQVESFLNTFGNQEDSSSLQPDTSYSHQKPTHRNNISESVIRNDHWDAAGIHDTSHSVDGTVRENHGQSTPRSFSGSPRAPREGQKEVIEQFEPGVYVTLLQLTNGTKIFKRVRFSKRRFAEQQAEEWWKENKDRLLKKYSPPKINVASTTTDSSPASPASPAPPAPPPQENSEAS encoded by the exons ATGGCAGATCCTGCTAGTTATGGCAATCCTGACCGCGACATTGACCAG GGGCTAATTACGTTGAAGAAAGGTACACAGCTAATTAAGTATAGCCGGAAGGGGAAGCCAAAGTTCTGCCCTTTCAGAGTTTCTCCG GATGAAACAACATTAATTTGGTACTCTCGTGGATCAGAAAGGAATCTAAAGCTATCAGCAGTTTCAAAAATTATTCCTGGCCAGAGAACT CctgtttttaaaagatttttgcGCCCAGAGAAGGAGTACTTGTCATTTTCCCTTATATACAACAATGGCGAAAGATCTCTAGATCTG ATCTGCAAGGATAAGATCGAAGCGGAGATTTGGATTGCTGGACTAAAGAATATAATTTCAGCTGGTCAAGCTCATAGTAGACGTACTAGGAGTGATATTACTGAT TTACAAAATTCCACTCCATGTGGTGCATCACTAGATTTCAGCCAAACTATTTCTCGGGATTGGACTTCTGCTGATCCATATGGTTATGAAACTTCCTCGAATGTGCGATGCTCAGATGTAGGGTCTGAACGTGGAAATATGCAAGTAAGAACAAGTTCGGATGGTTTCCGTATTAGTGTCTCTAGCACTCCAAGTTGTTCGAGTGGGGGTTCGGGGCCAGATGACATAGAATCATTAGGTGATGTTTATGTGTGGGGGGAGATTTGGTGTGATGGAGCATTAAAAGACGGGGCAGGGAATCCAATTCCTGTTAAACATGATGTACTTACTCCTAAACCTTTGGAGTCAAATGTGGTTCTTGATGTTCATCAAATTGCTTGTGGTGTACGACACGTTGCTCTTGTTACAAGGCAAGGAGAGGTTTTCACTTGGGGAGAAGAATCCGGGGGCAGACTTGGTCATGGAGTTGAAAGGGACTTTAGCCGCCCAAAACTTGTTGAATTTTTGGCAGTTACAAACGTCGATTTTGTTTCGTGTGGAGAGTTTCATACCTGTGCTGTGTCTACGATGGGCGACTTATATACTTGGGGTGATGGAACACACAATGCTGGACTTCTTGGGCATGGAAATGATGTTAGCCACTGGATACCTAAGAGAGTTTCCGGTCCTCTGGAAGGGCTTCAAGTTTTATCGGTTGCATGTGGTACCTGGCATTCAGCATTGGCAACTGCAAATGGAAAACTATTCACATTTGGGGATGGAACATATGGCGCCTTAGGTCATGGTGATCGTGTAACTGTACCGTATCCCAGGGAAGTTCAATCACTGAATGGACTTAAGACTATTAAAGTTGCTTGCGGTGTGTGGCACACTGCTGCTATCGTGGAAGTCACGAACCACAACTGTGGAAATCTTCCCACGAGAAAGTTATTCACCTGGGGAGATGGCGATAAGTATAGATTAGGCCATGGAAATAAAGAAGCTTATATGCTTCCGACCTGTGTCTCTGCACTTATCGATTACAACTTTCATCAGTTAGCATGTGGACATAATATAACCGTTGGTCTTACCACATCGGGTCACGTCTTCATCATGGGAAGCAATGCATATGGTCAGCTTGGAAATCCACAGGCTGATGGGAAGGCTCCTTCTCTTGTACAAGATAGATTGGTAGGTGAATTTGTTGAAGAAATAACATGTGGCTCGTTCCATGTTGCTGTCCTTACATCAAGAAGTGAAGTCTTTACGTGGGGAAAAGGTGCTAACGGAAGGTTAGGTCATGGTGACACTGAAGATCGCAACAGTCCAACATTAATCGAGGCCTTAAAAGACAGGCATGTGAAGAACATAGCATGTGGCTCTAATTATACTGCCAGCATTTGCATTCATAAGTGGGTGTCTGGAGCAGATCAATCTGTTTGCTCGGGTTGTCGACAAGCATTTGGGTTTACGCGAAAGAGGCACAACTGTTATAATTGTGGACTAGTGCATTGTCATGCTTGCAGTTCGAAAAAAGCACTGAAAGCTGCACTGGCTCCAACTCCAGGTAAACCACACCGCGTTTGTGACTCTTGCtacataaaattgaaaaaggCTTCCGAAGGAAATTCCTCactttttgttaaaaaattcaATTCCTCTCATCGACCAATAGAGAATAGTAAGTTAGACAGGGGCGAGGCGAAAATATCAAGAGTTTTGCTCTCTCCCACGATCGAACCAATTAAGTACCTCGAAGTCAAGTCTATGAGGCCTGGCATCAAATCAGATAATTTCAGTATAGTGAGAGCTTCACAAGTTCCCTCACTTTTGCAATTAAAAGATATCGCTTTTCCTAGTTCACTTAGTGCACTTCAATATGCCTTGAAGCCTGTCGCGACAGCACCACCTCAACTTCAGCTTCAGCCTCAGTCTCAGCCTCAGCCTCCGCCTCCTTCGTCCAACTCTAGACCTGCTTCACCGTACTCGAGAAGGCCAAGTCCTCCACGCTCCCCTGCGCCTGTTTTCTCAAGGGGTGTCATTGATAGTCTTAGAAAGACAAATGACGTATTGCACCAAGAAGTTGCCAAATTGCAAAATCAG ATCAAAAGTTTAAAGcagaaaagtgacggacaaGATGCTGAACTACGAAAATTGAAGGAAAGTTCTCAAGAATCGTCTAGGTTGGTTGCAGAGAGAGCATCAAAGTGTAATGTTGCGGTGGAAACCATGAAGTCTATTACTATTCAA CTGAAAGATATGACACAAGAACTGCCTCCTGATATCTCTGAGAGTCCAGCCATCAAATCCATACATGCTCAAGTTGAATCATTTCTTAATACATTTGGGAATCAAGAAGACAGCTCTTCTTTGCAACCAGACACGTCGTATAGTCATCAGAAACCAACACACAGAAATAATATATCGGAGTCTGTCATAAGAAATGATCATTGGGATGCTGCTGGAATCCATGATACGTCACACAGTGTCGATGGAACAGTACGTGAAAACCATGGACAATCAACTCCTAGAAGTTTCTCGGGGTCACCTAGAGCTCCAAGAGAGGGACAAAAGGAAGTTATCGAACAATTTGAACCTGGCGTCTATGTCACTCTCCTTCAACTTACAAATggcaccaaaatcttcaaacgAGTTAGATTCAG TAAACGAAGGTTTGCGGAGCAACAAGCAGAAGAATGgtggaaagaaaacaaagaCAGGCTACTGAAAAAGTACAGCCCTCCGAAGATAAACGTTGCATCTACTACTACTGATTCATCACCCGCATCACCAGCATCACCAGCACCACCAGCACCACCACCACAAGAAAATAGCGAAGCATCATAG